In the genome of Myxococcus stipitatus, one region contains:
- a CDS encoding acetolactate synthase large subunit, which produces MKASDLFVKALEAEGVRYIFGLPGEENLDLLESMRSSSLRLVVTRHEQAAGFMAATWGRLTGRAGVSLATLGPGATNLVTPAAYAQLGAMPMVMLTGQKPIKVSKQAHFQIVDVVGMMRPLTKLTRTLVSSEHVPSAVREAFRRAEEERPGATHLELPEDVARESTEAPLLAPSAWRRPVADEGSIAQAVETIASARRPLLMIGAGANRKLTSEMLRVLVDRVGIPFSSTQMGKGVVDESHPLWMGTAALTDGDFVHRAIEASDCIINVGHDVIEKPPFVMRDNKRAVVHLNFSSAEVDPVYFPKLEVTGDIANAVWRITQGLEGRGSWDFTPFEKARAGLETQLQRGFADDRFPIYPARLVAEVRRALPDDGIVCLDNGMYKLWFARYYRTRKPNTLLLDNALATMGAGLPSAIAAKLVHPRRKVVAVAGDGGFMMNSQELETAVRLGLDLTVIVVRDDGYGMIRWKQGEMGLPDFGMTLGNPDFVRYAEAYGAKGHRPTSASEFGATLARCLDSGGVHVIDLPIDYSDNTRALGVGEKEEEAHHVG; this is translated from the coding sequence ATGAAGGCATCGGACCTGTTCGTCAAGGCACTGGAGGCCGAGGGTGTTCGCTACATCTTCGGGCTCCCCGGAGAAGAGAACCTGGACCTGCTGGAGTCGATGCGCTCCTCCAGCCTGCGACTGGTCGTGACCCGCCATGAGCAGGCGGCGGGCTTCATGGCGGCGACGTGGGGCCGGCTGACGGGGCGCGCGGGCGTGAGCCTGGCGACGCTGGGGCCGGGGGCCACCAACCTCGTCACGCCCGCCGCGTACGCGCAGCTGGGCGCCATGCCCATGGTGATGCTCACCGGGCAGAAGCCCATCAAGGTGAGCAAGCAGGCCCACTTCCAGATCGTGGACGTGGTCGGGATGATGCGGCCGCTCACCAAGCTGACGCGCACGCTGGTGTCGTCGGAGCATGTCCCCTCGGCCGTGCGCGAGGCCTTCCGCCGCGCGGAGGAGGAGCGTCCCGGGGCCACGCATCTGGAGCTGCCCGAGGACGTCGCGCGCGAGTCCACCGAGGCTCCGCTCCTGGCGCCCAGCGCATGGCGCAGGCCCGTGGCGGATGAGGGCTCCATCGCTCAAGCCGTGGAGACCATCGCCTCCGCGCGCCGGCCCCTCTTGATGATTGGCGCGGGCGCCAACCGGAAGCTCACCTCGGAGATGCTCCGGGTCCTCGTGGACCGGGTGGGCATTCCCTTCTCGAGCACGCAGATGGGCAAGGGCGTGGTGGATGAGTCCCACCCGCTGTGGATGGGCACCGCCGCGCTGACGGATGGGGACTTCGTCCACCGCGCCATCGAGGCGTCCGACTGCATCATCAACGTGGGCCACGACGTCATCGAGAAGCCGCCCTTCGTCATGCGCGACAACAAGCGCGCGGTGGTGCACCTCAACTTCTCCTCGGCGGAGGTGGACCCCGTCTACTTCCCGAAGCTGGAGGTGACGGGCGACATCGCGAACGCGGTGTGGCGCATCACCCAGGGCCTGGAGGGCCGTGGCAGCTGGGACTTCACGCCGTTCGAGAAGGCTCGGGCCGGACTGGAGACGCAGCTCCAGCGCGGCTTCGCGGATGACCGCTTCCCCATCTACCCCGCGCGGCTGGTGGCGGAGGTGCGGCGCGCGCTGCCCGACGACGGCATCGTCTGCCTGGACAACGGCATGTACAAGCTGTGGTTCGCCCGGTACTACCGGACGCGCAAGCCCAATACGCTGTTGCTCGACAACGCGCTCGCGACGATGGGCGCGGGCCTGCCGTCGGCCATCGCCGCGAAGCTCGTGCACCCGCGCCGCAAGGTGGTCGCGGTCGCTGGAGACGGCGGGTTCATGATGAACTCCCAGGAGCTGGAGACGGCGGTGCGCCTGGGCCTGGACCTGACGGTCATCGTCGTGCGCGACGACGGCTACGGGATGATTCGCTGGAAGCAGGGCGAGATGGGCCTGCCCGACTTCGGCATGACGCTGGGCAACCCCGACTTCGTCCGCTACGCGGAGGCGTACGGCGCCAAGGGACACCGTCCCACCAGCGCGTCGGAGTTCGGCGCCACGCTGGCGCGCTGCCTCGACTCGGGCGGCGTGCACGTCATCGACCTGCCCATTGACTACTCGGACAACACCCGCGCGCTCGGCGTGGGGGAGAAGGAAGAGGAGGCACACCATGTTGGCTGA
- a CDS encoding aldehyde dehydrogenase family protein — protein MLADRYPFYLANRPRQPNEDLPVVDKFSGEVVTRVALSSAADVEAAIAAAVRATEPMRKLPPHARQAVLEHCVRRFRERAEELALILCIEAGKPLRDARGEVTRLIETFKAAAEEAVRGGGEVLNLEVSARAEGYRGFTRRVPVGPVSLITPFNFPLNLVAHKVAPAIAAGCPFILKPSDRTPVSAMVLAEVLAETNLPEGAFSVVTPRLADIGPLIEDERLMLLSFTGSEKVGWELKARAGRKKVVLELGGNAACVVDKEPGAPLEAIADRVALGAFFQSGQSCISVQRVLVHTTHYEALKQLLVARARALRAGNPRDEATTLGPMIDEPAARRLEGWIQSAVARGARVLTGGGRQGALLEATVLEGVPADEPLHTEEAFGPVVLLESFESFTDALRRVNAGRFGLQAGLFTNDLSRAMRAWDDLEVGGVVVGDVPSFRVDTMPYGGVKSSGLGREGVKYAIEDMTEVRLLVLKQGPARED, from the coding sequence ATGTTGGCTGACCGCTATCCGTTCTACCTGGCCAACCGTCCCCGGCAGCCCAACGAGGACCTGCCCGTCGTCGACAAGTTCTCCGGTGAGGTGGTGACGCGGGTCGCGCTCTCGAGCGCGGCCGACGTGGAGGCGGCCATCGCCGCCGCCGTGCGCGCCACCGAGCCCATGCGCAAGCTGCCGCCCCACGCGCGGCAGGCGGTGCTGGAGCACTGCGTGCGCCGCTTCCGGGAGCGCGCGGAGGAGCTCGCCCTGATTCTCTGCATCGAGGCGGGCAAGCCCCTGCGCGACGCACGCGGCGAAGTCACGCGCCTCATCGAGACCTTCAAGGCCGCCGCCGAGGAGGCCGTGCGCGGCGGAGGCGAGGTGCTCAACCTGGAGGTCTCCGCCCGCGCGGAGGGCTACCGAGGCTTCACCCGCCGCGTGCCCGTGGGGCCCGTGTCGCTCATCACCCCGTTCAACTTCCCGCTCAACCTGGTGGCCCACAAGGTGGCCCCCGCCATCGCCGCGGGCTGCCCCTTCATCCTCAAGCCCTCGGACCGCACCCCGGTGAGCGCGATGGTGCTGGCGGAGGTGCTCGCGGAGACGAACCTCCCCGAGGGCGCGTTCTCCGTCGTCACGCCTCGGCTCGCGGACATCGGCCCGCTCATCGAGGACGAGCGGCTCATGCTGCTGTCCTTCACCGGCTCGGAGAAGGTGGGCTGGGAGCTCAAGGCGCGCGCGGGACGCAAGAAGGTGGTGCTGGAGCTGGGCGGCAACGCCGCGTGTGTCGTGGACAAGGAGCCCGGCGCGCCGCTGGAGGCCATCGCGGACCGCGTGGCGCTCGGGGCCTTCTTCCAGTCGGGGCAGAGCTGCATCTCCGTGCAGCGCGTGCTGGTGCACACCACGCACTACGAAGCGCTCAAGCAGTTGCTCGTGGCCCGCGCCCGAGCCCTTCGCGCGGGCAATCCCCGCGACGAGGCCACCACGCTGGGGCCCATGATCGACGAGCCCGCGGCGCGCCGGCTCGAGGGGTGGATCCAGAGCGCGGTGGCGCGAGGTGCCCGGGTGCTGACGGGCGGTGGACGACAGGGCGCGCTGCTCGAGGCCACGGTGCTCGAAGGCGTCCCCGCGGACGAGCCCCTCCACACCGAAGAGGCCTTCGGACCGGTGGTGCTGCTCGAGTCCTTCGAGTCCTTCACCGACGCCCTGCGCCGCGTGAACGCGGGCCGCTTCGGCTTGCAGGCGGGCCTCTTCACCAATGACCTGTCCCGCGCGATGCGCGCCTGGGATGACCTGGAGGTGGGCGGCGTGGTGGTGGGCGACGTGCCGAGCTTCCGCGTCGACACCATGCCCTACGGTGGCGTGAAGAGCTCCGGGCTGGGCCGCGAGGGCGTGAAGTACGCCATTGAGGACATGACCGAGGTCCGCCTGCTCGTCCTGAAGCAGGGCCCCGCGCGGGAGGACTGA
- a CDS encoding mechanosensitive ion channel family protein — protein sequence MLRSILLPPLLSTAPVEAPAEGASLPVPALDSAWWGLELWQWAGLGVLVAGAWLLGRGLEWLVMRVVDRATALTKSGWDDQLAASARGPLRYLLFVVLVATGLWALKLPPSAKQGVELAARSVGLAALAWFLLRFVKLAARFVEQTVAREEQGGNVGRARGLRTQLAVLRRVTEVAVVLVCASLLLLQFEAVRNVGVSLLASAGIAGLFIGLAAQKSISTLLAGIQLSITQPIRIGDTVIVENEWGWVEEITLTYVVVKVWDLRRLVIPMGHFLEKPFQNWSKVSPDIMGTAELYVDFRTDVPAVRAELQRVLEQESRGLWDGKVHALQVTDLSERTMKLRALVSASDAGKAFELRCIVREKLMAFLREQPHGLPMVRTEASLAESGDAPVTVRAGANVLATMPGE from the coding sequence ATGCTGCGTTCCATCCTGCTGCCGCCGTTGCTGTCCACCGCCCCCGTCGAGGCTCCCGCGGAGGGGGCCTCGCTGCCGGTGCCGGCGCTGGACTCGGCGTGGTGGGGATTGGAGCTGTGGCAGTGGGCGGGCCTGGGCGTGTTGGTGGCGGGGGCATGGCTGTTGGGCCGGGGCCTGGAGTGGCTGGTGATGCGGGTGGTGGACCGGGCCACGGCGTTGACGAAGTCCGGCTGGGATGACCAGCTGGCGGCCTCCGCGCGAGGGCCGCTGCGCTACCTGCTGTTCGTCGTGCTGGTGGCCACCGGGTTGTGGGCGCTGAAGCTGCCGCCCTCGGCGAAGCAGGGCGTGGAGCTGGCGGCGCGCTCGGTGGGGTTGGCCGCGCTGGCGTGGTTCCTCCTGCGCTTCGTGAAGCTGGCGGCGCGCTTCGTCGAGCAGACGGTGGCGCGCGAGGAGCAGGGGGGAAACGTGGGCCGCGCGCGCGGCCTGCGCACGCAGCTGGCGGTGCTGCGCCGGGTGACGGAAGTGGCGGTGGTGCTCGTCTGCGCCTCGCTGCTGCTGCTCCAGTTCGAGGCGGTGCGCAACGTGGGCGTGTCGCTGCTGGCCTCCGCGGGCATCGCCGGTCTCTTCATCGGCCTGGCGGCGCAGAAGTCCATCTCCACGCTGCTCGCGGGCATCCAGCTCTCCATCACCCAGCCCATCCGCATCGGCGACACCGTCATCGTGGAGAACGAGTGGGGCTGGGTGGAGGAGATCACGCTCACCTACGTCGTGGTGAAGGTGTGGGACTTGCGCCGGCTGGTGATTCCCATGGGCCACTTCCTGGAGAAGCCCTTCCAGAACTGGAGCAAGGTGTCGCCCGACATCATGGGCACCGCGGAGCTCTACGTGGACTTCCGCACGGACGTGCCCGCGGTGCGCGCGGAGCTCCAGCGCGTGCTGGAGCAGGAGTCCCGGGGGCTGTGGGACGGCAAGGTGCACGCGCTCCAGGTGACGGACCTCTCCGAGCGCACCATGAAGCTGCGCGCGCTGGTGAGCGCGTCGGACGCGGGCAAGGCCTTCGAGCTGCGCTGCATCGTCCGTGAGAAGCTCATGGCCTTCCTGCGCGAGCAGCCCCACGGACTCCCGATGGTGCGCACCGAGGCGAGCCTCGCGGAGTCCGGCGACGCGCCCGTCACCGTGCGCGCCGGCGCCAACGTCCTGGCCACGATGCCGGGCGAGTGA
- a CDS encoding M20/M25/M40 family metallo-hydrolase, whose protein sequence is MKRLIPFALFLLSPTAAFAGADDQELWISLGSDALEPVAEAFAKEGWAMPPASLAKGDVTVIPVRESQLESIAHVMHEKFNRCAGFVTYESLDAAEKALVPEPAPRIETLGPPLYTLTNAAVANCLASTVTEANVRGTINSMAAYTTRYYTSSTGVSAANWLRSHWASLASGRSDMAASLFTHAAWAQPSVVLTVTGTTYPSEVVVVGGHLDSTSSGSVAPGADDNASGIASFTDVIRAMVACNYRPQRTIKFIGYAAEEVGLRGSKEIAAYHRNNGINVVGVLQLDMTNYRGTSADIGIVTDYTNAAQNTFLRNLITTYLPGVTHINTTCGYACSDHASWTNAGFAASIPHEAVVSQGNPYIHTVNDTISRARPTAGMATHALKFSQLAGAYVAEMGK, encoded by the coding sequence ATGAAGCGGTTGATTCCGTTTGCCTTGTTTTTGCTGAGCCCTACCGCGGCCTTCGCTGGGGCCGATGACCAAGAGCTGTGGATTTCGCTGGGCTCCGATGCCCTCGAGCCCGTCGCGGAAGCCTTCGCGAAGGAAGGATGGGCCATGCCCCCGGCCTCGCTGGCGAAGGGCGACGTGACGGTGATTCCCGTCCGTGAGTCCCAGCTGGAGAGCATCGCGCATGTCATGCACGAGAAGTTCAACCGCTGCGCGGGCTTCGTCACCTACGAGAGTCTGGACGCGGCGGAGAAGGCGCTGGTACCCGAGCCGGCGCCGCGCATCGAGACCCTCGGGCCGCCGCTGTACACGCTGACGAACGCCGCCGTCGCCAACTGCCTCGCCAGCACGGTGACGGAGGCCAACGTGCGCGGCACCATCAACTCGATGGCCGCGTACACGACGCGCTACTACACGTCCTCGACGGGCGTGAGCGCCGCCAACTGGCTGCGCTCGCACTGGGCGAGCCTGGCGTCCGGCCGCTCCGACATGGCCGCGTCGCTGTTCACTCACGCGGCGTGGGCGCAGCCGTCCGTGGTTCTCACCGTCACGGGCACCACGTACCCCAGCGAGGTCGTCGTGGTGGGTGGTCACCTGGACTCCACGTCCTCGGGCAGCGTGGCGCCTGGCGCGGATGACAACGCCTCCGGCATCGCGTCCTTCACGGACGTCATCCGGGCGATGGTGGCCTGCAACTACCGGCCGCAGCGCACCATCAAGTTCATCGGCTACGCGGCGGAGGAGGTGGGTCTGCGCGGCTCGAAGGAGATCGCCGCCTATCACCGCAACAACGGCATCAACGTGGTGGGCGTGCTCCAGCTCGACATGACGAACTACCGGGGCACCTCGGCCGACATCGGCATCGTCACCGACTACACCAACGCGGCGCAGAACACGTTCCTCCGCAACCTCATCACCACGTACCTGCCGGGCGTCACCCATATCAACACGACGTGCGGCTACGCGTGCTCGGACCACGCGTCGTGGACGAACGCGGGCTTCGCGGCGTCCATCCCGCACGAGGCCGTCGTCAGCCAGGGCAACCCGTACATCCACACGGTGAACGACACGATCTCCCGCGCCCGCCCCACGGCGGGCATGGCCACCCACGCGCTCAAGTTCTCGCAGCTCGCCGGCGCCTACGTCGCCGAGATGGGCAAGTAG
- a CDS encoding vWA domain-containing protein, whose translation MAYSAEISRTQPACILILVDQSGSMEEPFGGPGGTRMKAEGVADVTNRLLQNLVVRCAREDGIRDYFHLGVLGYGEHVGSAFSGSLAGRGLVPISEIGHAPARLEERTREREDGMGGLVREKVRFPIWFEPKAHGPTPMCQVLGRATELVREWMRQHPESFPPIVVNISDGQPTDGDPTTAASALRSVRGEDGGVLLLNVHLSSVPAQPIQFPDAEVVLPDAHARLLFDLSSPLTPGMREAAREEGHAVRDGARAFTFNADIVSLIKFLNIGTRPANLR comes from the coding sequence ATGGCCTACTCGGCGGAAATCAGCCGCACCCAGCCCGCGTGCATCCTCATCCTGGTGGACCAGTCCGGCTCCATGGAGGAGCCCTTCGGTGGCCCTGGCGGCACCCGCATGAAGGCCGAAGGGGTCGCGGACGTCACCAACCGCCTGCTCCAGAACCTGGTGGTCCGCTGTGCCCGCGAGGACGGCATCCGGGACTACTTCCACCTGGGCGTGCTCGGGTACGGAGAGCACGTCGGCTCCGCCTTCTCCGGGTCGCTGGCGGGGCGGGGGCTGGTCCCCATCAGTGAGATTGGCCATGCACCCGCGCGACTGGAGGAGCGCACGCGCGAGCGTGAGGATGGGATGGGCGGACTGGTGCGCGAGAAGGTCCGCTTCCCCATCTGGTTCGAGCCGAAGGCCCACGGGCCAACGCCCATGTGCCAGGTGCTCGGGCGGGCCACGGAGCTGGTGCGGGAGTGGATGCGCCAGCATCCCGAGAGCTTCCCGCCCATCGTGGTGAACATCTCCGACGGGCAGCCCACGGATGGAGACCCGACGACGGCCGCATCCGCGTTGCGCTCGGTGCGCGGCGAGGACGGAGGGGTGCTGCTGCTCAACGTGCACCTGTCCTCGGTCCCCGCGCAGCCCATCCAGTTCCCCGACGCGGAGGTGGTGCTGCCGGACGCTCACGCGCGGCTGCTCTTCGACCTCTCCAGTCCGCTCACGCCCGGCATGCGCGAGGCGGCGCGCGAGGAGGGGCACGCCGTGCGCGACGGGGCTCGTGCCTTCACCTTCAACGCGGACATCGTGTCGCTCATCAAGTTCCTGAACATCGGGACCCGCCCCGCCAACCTGCGCTGA
- a CDS encoding protein phosphatase 2C domain-containing protein, translated as MRIELEVVSVQKAGHTPAENEDAWASERSSTLEGDTLRVAVADGATESLFSGQWARLLAREYVAGTMHEPPALLESLPGLQRRWRSDVEARDLPWYAQEKLREGAFATLLGVRCEQAPRPGQGLGTWAALVVGDSCLFQVREGRLVCAFPLERAAAFGSRPFLVSTHEGHNPRVGEYVRCASGDLRPGDLLMLMTDALAQWFLAEHERGGAPWLTLPTWGSEAPHERFQPFVDGLRASKALRNDDVTLARLTVGA; from the coding sequence GTGCGAATCGAGCTCGAGGTCGTCAGCGTCCAGAAGGCGGGTCACACGCCCGCCGAGAATGAGGACGCGTGGGCGTCCGAGCGCTCCTCCACGCTGGAGGGCGACACGCTGCGGGTGGCGGTGGCGGATGGGGCCACGGAGAGTCTCTTCTCCGGACAGTGGGCCCGGCTGCTGGCCCGCGAGTATGTGGCGGGGACGATGCACGAGCCGCCCGCGCTGCTCGAGTCGCTGCCCGGCCTTCAGCGGCGGTGGCGCTCCGACGTCGAGGCGCGCGACCTCCCCTGGTATGCGCAGGAGAAGCTGCGCGAGGGAGCTTTCGCCACGCTCCTGGGCGTGCGCTGTGAGCAGGCGCCTCGGCCGGGGCAGGGCTTGGGGACGTGGGCGGCGCTGGTGGTGGGGGACTCGTGTCTGTTCCAGGTGCGGGAGGGGCGGCTCGTGTGCGCGTTTCCGCTGGAGCGGGCGGCGGCCTTCGGCTCGCGGCCCTTCCTCGTGTCCACGCATGAGGGACACAACCCGCGCGTGGGGGAGTACGTGCGCTGTGCCTCGGGGGACCTGCGTCCTGGAGACCTCTTGATGCTCATGACCGATGCCCTGGCGCAGTGGTTCCTGGCGGAGCACGAGCGCGGAGGAGCGCCGTGGCTGACCTTGCCAACCTGGGGCTCGGAGGCTCCGCACGAGCGCTTCCAGCCCTTCGTGGACGGGCTGCGCGCGAGCAAGGCCCTCCGCAATGACGACGTCACGCTGGCCCGGTTGACCGTGGGGGCGTGA
- a CDS encoding serine hydrolase produces MRWMMALVLSWVWVGAARASERESLQAVVDGLAVEATRLAPGADIAIAVKDLRTGEYGGSADTVPHISASSAKVFWVAAALKKAELSKVTPLAEKVFRTSDNEASGAVIDLVGGPDAINDYLRSLEVKNTALTKWNYGKPRRATNSPQVMGNDNYFCAADAVSFLHRLGKGELLKPRSTARLLAWMELTPREGCGGWLGTLLPPKVRASMRHKGGWLPPGCCSDDSRYNVLNEVGLVRLPDGGHYAVAILAARGPEWPKQAFFVERASCVLYRSLARDTTLDCGEALAKQGGPAPVHVEDGGTPPDYDC; encoded by the coding sequence ATGCGATGGATGATGGCGCTGGTGCTGTCCTGGGTTTGGGTGGGCGCGGCGCGGGCCTCGGAGCGTGAGTCCCTGCAGGCGGTGGTGGATGGGTTGGCGGTGGAGGCCACCCGGCTGGCTCCCGGGGCGGACATCGCCATCGCGGTGAAGGACCTGCGGACGGGGGAGTACGGGGGGAGCGCCGACACGGTGCCCCACATCTCGGCGAGCTCCGCCAAGGTGTTCTGGGTGGCCGCGGCGCTGAAGAAGGCGGAGCTGTCCAAGGTGACGCCGCTGGCGGAGAAGGTCTTCCGCACCTCGGACAACGAGGCGTCCGGAGCGGTCATCGACCTGGTGGGCGGGCCCGATGCCATCAATGACTATCTTCGCTCGCTCGAGGTGAAGAACACCGCGCTGACCAAGTGGAACTACGGCAAGCCGAGGCGGGCGACCAACTCGCCGCAGGTGATGGGGAATGACAACTACTTCTGCGCGGCGGACGCGGTGTCCTTCCTGCATCGCCTGGGGAAGGGGGAGCTGCTCAAGCCCAGGTCCACGGCGAGGCTGCTCGCGTGGATGGAGTTGACCCCGCGGGAGGGGTGCGGCGGCTGGCTGGGGACGCTGCTCCCGCCCAAGGTCCGCGCGTCGATGCGGCACAAGGGAGGGTGGTTGCCGCCGGGCTGCTGCTCCGATGACTCCCGCTACAACGTGCTCAACGAGGTGGGTCTGGTGCGACTGCCAGACGGCGGCCACTACGCGGTGGCCATCCTCGCGGCGAGAGGGCCGGAGTGGCCCAAGCAGGCGTTCTTCGTCGAGCGGGCCTCGTGTGTGCTCTACCGCTCGCTGGCGCGAGACACGACGCTGGACTGTGGGGAAGCATTGGCGAAGCAGGGAGGCCCCGCGCCCGTGCATGTCGAGGACGGCGGAACGCCACCTGATTACGATTGCTGA
- a CDS encoding amidase, with amino-acid sequence MHLDDYTRYDATGLAELVRRKDVSPEELLHTALEAIARVNPRLNAVIDVREEDARTTLRNGLPQGPFTGVPFLIKDLALHAAGVPMEVGSRLARGLVIPHDTVLMERFRRAGLVMMGRTNTPELGNNATTEPVSRGPTRNPWDLGRSSGGSSGGSAAAVAAGIVPVAHGNDGGGSLRVPAALCGVFGMKPTRGRNTLAPDAGEAINGLAIEHVLTRSVRDSAAMLDAIHGPAVGEPHYAPPPARPFLEEVRQAPGRLRIAVSRKAASGVPVSPDNVAAVDDVARLCASLGHELVEAAPVYDDAALVEAMVTAWSTYQAATVDMLGQLMGRPVNLDTLEATTLAVVEHGRSLKATDLQNALTVFNQVCRAVGAFFVDHDVLLTPTTAVPPFELGELDANAPMSAREWYRHCFTRIPFTALYNVTGQPAMSVPLHWNAKDLPIGVQFVGRFADEATLFRLAGQLEEARPWAVRRPPVHASRAEAG; translated from the coding sequence ATGCACCTGGACGACTACACACGATACGATGCCACCGGGCTGGCGGAGCTGGTTCGTCGCAAGGACGTCTCCCCCGAGGAGCTGCTTCACACCGCGCTCGAGGCCATCGCGCGCGTCAATCCCAGACTCAACGCCGTCATCGACGTCCGGGAAGAGGATGCGCGGACCACGTTGAGGAACGGGCTGCCACAAGGCCCCTTCACGGGGGTGCCGTTCCTCATCAAGGACCTGGCGCTGCACGCCGCGGGCGTCCCGATGGAGGTGGGGAGCCGGCTGGCGCGCGGGCTGGTGATTCCGCATGACACGGTGCTGATGGAGCGCTTCCGCCGCGCGGGGCTGGTGATGATGGGCCGGACGAACACGCCGGAGCTGGGCAACAACGCGACCACGGAGCCCGTGTCGCGAGGCCCCACGCGCAACCCGTGGGACCTGGGGCGCAGCTCCGGGGGGTCCAGTGGAGGCTCGGCGGCGGCGGTGGCCGCGGGCATCGTCCCCGTGGCGCATGGCAACGACGGCGGCGGCTCCCTGCGCGTCCCGGCGGCGCTCTGCGGCGTGTTCGGGATGAAGCCCACGCGAGGCCGCAACACGCTCGCGCCCGACGCGGGCGAGGCCATCAACGGCCTGGCCATCGAACATGTGCTGACGCGCTCCGTCCGGGACAGCGCCGCCATGCTGGACGCCATCCATGGCCCCGCCGTGGGTGAGCCACACTACGCACCGCCCCCGGCGCGCCCCTTCCTCGAGGAGGTACGCCAGGCGCCCGGGCGCCTGCGCATCGCGGTCTCACGCAAGGCCGCCTCGGGAGTGCCCGTCAGCCCCGACAACGTCGCGGCGGTGGACGACGTGGCGCGGCTGTGCGCGTCCCTGGGGCACGAGCTGGTCGAGGCGGCGCCCGTCTACGACGACGCGGCGCTCGTGGAGGCCATGGTCACGGCCTGGAGCACCTACCAGGCGGCGACGGTGGACATGCTGGGGCAGCTCATGGGGCGCCCGGTGAATCTCGACACGCTGGAGGCCACCACGCTGGCGGTGGTGGAGCATGGCCGCTCGCTCAAGGCCACGGACCTCCAGAACGCGCTCACCGTGTTCAACCAGGTCTGCCGCGCCGTGGGCGCGTTCTTCGTGGACCACGACGTGCTGCTCACGCCGACGACCGCGGTGCCACCGTTCGAGCTGGGGGAGCTCGACGCCAATGCCCCGATGAGCGCGCGGGAGTGGTACCGGCACTGCTTCACGCGGATTCCCTTCACGGCGCTCTACAACGTGACGGGGCAGCCCGCGATGTCCGTCCCGCTGCACTGGAATGCGAAGGACCTGCCCATCGGCGTCCAGTTCGTGGGCCGCTTCGCGGACGAGGCCACGCTGTTCCGGCTCGCGGGACAGCTGGAGGAGGCACGCCCGTGGGCCGTGCGCCGCCCGCCCGTGCACGCATCCCGCGCCGAGGCGGGCTAG
- a CDS encoding lysophospholipid acyltransferase family protein, whose translation MRHIELHEQEALSRMERLYIRMVRKSFEPGRLDTAIRWCQRSVGARWIHFANRHLLHVVGYERVPPLDPAKSYVLASNHRSFFDLYVTGAFLMRQGLHHRMVFPVRSNFFYDSPLGFLVNGSMSFFAMYPPLFRERSRQSLNLASLQEVVRLLQRGGTLTGVHPEGTRNQGPDPYTLLPAQSGVGRIIHQSRATVIPLFINGLTNSIVRQFSGNLLRTGSPVVLVFGEPLAMDDLLAQPGGTRVYKQVSERLVTTITALGQEERAARARLGRESSPQWVHDH comes from the coding sequence GTGAGGCACATCGAGCTGCACGAACAGGAAGCGCTCAGCCGGATGGAGCGGCTGTACATCCGGATGGTCCGCAAGAGCTTCGAGCCGGGCCGGCTCGACACCGCCATCCGCTGGTGCCAGCGCTCGGTGGGCGCCCGGTGGATCCACTTCGCGAACCGCCACCTGTTGCATGTCGTGGGCTACGAGCGGGTGCCGCCGCTCGACCCCGCGAAGAGCTATGTCCTGGCGAGCAACCACCGGAGCTTCTTCGACCTCTACGTCACGGGCGCGTTCCTGATGCGTCAAGGGCTGCACCACCGCATGGTGTTCCCGGTGCGCTCGAACTTCTTCTACGACTCCCCACTCGGCTTCCTGGTGAACGGGAGCATGAGCTTCTTCGCCATGTATCCGCCGCTGTTCCGCGAGCGGAGTCGGCAGTCGCTCAACCTCGCCAGCCTCCAGGAGGTGGTCCGCCTGCTCCAGCGAGGAGGCACCCTCACCGGCGTCCACCCCGAGGGCACTCGCAACCAGGGCCCGGACCCGTACACACTGCTGCCCGCGCAGAGCGGCGTGGGCCGCATCATCCATCAGTCCCGAGCCACGGTGATTCCCCTCTTCATCAACGGCCTCACCAACAGCATCGTCCGCCAGTTCTCCGGCAACCTCCTGCGCACGGGCTCGCCCGTCGTCCTCGTCTTCGGCGAGCCCCTCGCCATGGACGACCTGCTCGCGCAGCCGGGTGGGACTCGCGTCTACAAACAAGTCTCCGAGCGGCTGGTCACCACCATCACCGCGCTGGGACAGGAAGAGCGTGCCGCGCGAGCGCGGCTCGGGAGAGAATCATCCCCCCAGTGGGTTCATGACCACTGA